A single genomic interval of Aegicerativicinus sediminis harbors:
- a CDS encoding helix-turn-helix domain-containing protein, giving the protein MKNSPIPSELLSFSKALNSDIREQYGIYDLNVPEKLGQGTVRCVAFDKYITAIDLNINLNKEQNIPLITPKEDAVYFIYCLDGNCFINSEANDRLQLDKLKTAVIMNRQDFEHALILGKDFNLKLNIVVVDKKHYFKKFLNGYYHSNIKLEKLLESFDTLKKDVHLGAYNLKITEQIRLLQFEDRANDITDLLYLEGIYHLILAYHIEQFYQEIQEEEKFSKLTNTELQQIGLLSEFIISRPEIQHSIDSLCRKAGMSPAKLQDGFKYLHGKTVLNYIRSVRLDKADQLLRDSDLNISEIVYSIGFTSRSYFCKIFKQKYRCTPKAYRKMVRNKTLEKKVLEELLD; this is encoded by the coding sequence ATGAAAAATAGTCCTATCCCCTCTGAACTTTTAAGTTTCTCTAAGGCACTAAATTCTGACATAAGAGAACAGTATGGCATTTATGATCTTAATGTTCCCGAAAAGTTAGGCCAAGGTACTGTTAGATGTGTTGCCTTTGATAAATATATCACGGCTATTGACTTAAATATTAATCTCAACAAAGAACAAAATATCCCACTGATTACCCCAAAAGAAGATGCAGTATATTTTATTTATTGCCTAGACGGAAATTGTTTTATTAATTCTGAAGCCAATGACCGTTTGCAACTCGACAAATTAAAGACTGCCGTGATAATGAATCGACAAGATTTTGAACACGCCTTGATCTTAGGTAAAGATTTTAATCTCAAACTTAATATTGTTGTTGTAGACAAAAAACATTACTTCAAGAAATTTTTGAATGGGTATTACCATTCAAATATCAAGCTTGAAAAACTATTAGAATCCTTTGATACATTAAAAAAGGATGTCCATCTGGGAGCCTACAATTTAAAAATTACAGAGCAAATCAGATTGCTGCAATTTGAAGACAGAGCTAACGATATTACCGACTTGCTATATTTAGAAGGTATATACCACCTTATTCTAGCTTATCATATTGAGCAATTTTATCAGGAAATCCAAGAAGAAGAGAAATTTTCAAAGCTTACTAATACCGAATTACAACAAATTGGTCTACTAAGCGAGTTTATAATTTCCAGACCGGAAATTCAGCACTCTATCGATAGTCTTTGCCGTAAGGCAGGTATGTCTCCAGCTAAATTACAGGATGGCTTTAAGTATTTGCACGGTAAAACTGTATTAAACTATATACGTAGTGTCCGTTTAGATAAAGCCGATCAATTGCTTAGAGATTCAGACTTAAATATTTCTGAAATTGTTTACTCCATTGGTTTTACCAGTAGAAGTTATTTTTGCAAAATATTTAAGCAAAAATACCGCTGTACCCCTAAGGCTTATAGGAAAATGGTACGGAATAAGACTTTAGAGAAAAAAGTACTTGAAGAATTATTAGATTAA
- a CDS encoding ferritin-like domain-containing protein, with the protein MSTYTENVGNKLNELLERTYDAEKGFKKAAENADNSALQSYFNQKAQERYDFGHELKSEIRSFGQEVEKGGSITGSLHRTWMDVKSLFSADDAESMLEEAIRGEKAALDEYDDVLEEASLPLSTKNVLMSQRNKISSGLSKIRTLEDLRD; encoded by the coding sequence ATGAGTACTTACACAGAAAATGTCGGTAATAAATTAAATGAATTGTTAGAACGGACTTATGATGCTGAGAAAGGATTTAAGAAAGCAGCTGAAAATGCTGATAATTCTGCTCTACAATCTTATTTCAATCAAAAGGCACAGGAGCGTTATGATTTTGGACACGAATTAAAATCAGAGATTAGAAGTTTTGGTCAGGAGGTTGAAAAAGGTGGCAGTATTACTGGATCACTTCACAGAACCTGGATGGATGTTAAATCTCTATTTTCTGCAGACGATGCAGAGTCCATGTTGGAAGAGGCGATAAGGGGAGAAAAGGCTGCCTTAGATGAATATGATGATGTTTTGGAAGAGGCAAGTTTGCCATTGAGCACAAAGAATGTTCTTATGTCCCAAAGAAATAAAATTTCCAGTGGACTTAGCAAGATTCGTACACTAGAAGATTTAAGAGATTAA